The following coding sequences lie in one Mucilaginibacter sp. KACC 22773 genomic window:
- a CDS encoding ATP-dependent helicase has protein sequence MQSNFNKYNDKFQSALAGLNPEQLAAVNKMDGPVLVVAGPGTGKTQILAARIGKILTDTDALPSEILCLTYTDAGAVAMRKRLFEFIGPDAYRINIYTFHAFCNEIIQENLEYFGKLNLESLSDLESAMLFRELVDEFDNDHLLKRFTGDVYYDTKRLKDLFSTMKRENWDAVMIETAVQEYLDDIPNREEFVYKRANSKTGIKVGDPKQKDIDAAHDLMKKLVAAVREYQNYDVKMKAKGRYDYDDMIIWVLRAFRDNEEILRKYQERYQYILVDEFQDTSGSQNELLCFLLNYWDVPNVFVVGDDDQSIFKFQGANMSNILDFASDYVSTLKTVVLKHNYRSNQHILDISKALIDNNQERLTKQLKLDKDLQASHPRFTDVAIEPLIREYENPDQELVDVSAQIKQLIDKGTEPGEIAVIYRNHSQVEEMIQYLEVKKIAVNTKRKIDILTQPFGEKIINIMSYLMMELDSPYSGDELLFEILHYDFFNIAPIEIAKASIAVSQENFAANSRDKVKTSIRRYISELRPPAQPDLFAPDKYMEMRYLMNNIDDLLKSAVNSTLQAFFQDVIAKMGILKYIMQQEDKGGYMQMLTSFFDFLKDESRKNPDIKLSDLIATIDLMKKNGIRLDLNKVIFSDNGVNFLTAHGSKGLEFEHVFFIGCDKRTWDSKGRNSGFSLPDTLTRAVSDDIAQKEEARRLFYVAVTRAKQCLMISYAGKDKKGKDQEASQFIGEILASTDTQLQYPKVPADTMVDFIATQFSEVEKPKVELLDKNYINQLLQSYTLSVTHLNNYLDCPLRFYFQCLIRVPSGKSPSATFGQAVHWALNKTYRLLKENENEFLSTEQFMNEFKWYMARNRDSFTKDEYKLRLAYGEKILPPYYEQNVGGWNKIAVTEKSIKNIEINGVPIKGNLDKMEFDGKNVTVVDYKTGKVRNAKDKLLRPTFDAPMGGDYWRQGVFYKILVDHDRTNDWEVIDTIFDFVEPVSEGEYYREKYVISPADIEMVTEQITDTYAKIMAHEFSTGCGKKECDWCHFVKTNFKQAEVVLNAVSEEEEDI, from the coding sequence ATGCAATCCAACTTCAACAAATACAACGATAAATTTCAATCTGCCTTAGCCGGGCTAAACCCCGAGCAATTGGCTGCCGTAAATAAAATGGACGGGCCGGTTTTGGTAGTTGCCGGGCCGGGTACAGGCAAAACACAGATATTGGCGGCACGTATTGGCAAAATATTAACCGATACCGATGCCCTGCCCAGCGAAATCCTGTGCCTTACCTATACCGATGCCGGGGCCGTAGCCATGCGCAAGCGCTTGTTTGAGTTTATCGGCCCCGATGCATATCGCATTAACATATATACATTCCATGCCTTTTGCAACGAGATTATCCAGGAAAACCTGGAGTATTTTGGCAAGCTTAATTTGGAGTCGTTGTCCGACCTGGAATCGGCCATGCTGTTTCGCGAATTGGTGGATGAGTTTGATAATGACCATTTGCTGAAACGTTTTACCGGCGATGTGTATTACGATACCAAACGCCTGAAAGACCTGTTCAGCACCATGAAGCGCGAGAACTGGGATGCGGTTATGATCGAGACAGCCGTGCAGGAATACCTTGACGACATCCCTAACCGCGAGGAGTTTGTGTACAAACGGGCCAACTCCAAAACCGGCATTAAGGTAGGCGACCCCAAACAAAAGGATATTGATGCCGCGCACGACCTGATGAAAAAACTGGTTGCCGCCGTACGGGAATACCAGAATTACGATGTTAAAATGAAAGCCAAAGGCCGTTATGATTATGACGACATGATCATTTGGGTGCTGCGTGCTTTCCGTGATAACGAGGAGATACTGCGCAAATACCAGGAGCGCTATCAGTATATTTTGGTAGATGAGTTCCAGGATACCAGCGGGTCGCAAAACGAGCTGCTGTGCTTTTTGCTAAACTACTGGGATGTGCCCAACGTGTTTGTGGTGGGCGATGACGACCAGTCGATATTCAAGTTTCAGGGGGCTAACATGAGCAACATACTTGATTTTGCCAGCGATTATGTGAGCACCCTTAAAACGGTGGTGTTGAAGCACAACTACCGGTCGAACCAGCACATACTGGATATATCTAAGGCGCTGATTGATAATAACCAGGAGCGCTTAACCAAACAACTAAAGCTGGATAAGGATTTACAGGCCTCCCATCCGCGCTTCACGGACGTGGCAATTGAGCCGCTGATTCGCGAGTACGAAAACCCCGACCAGGAACTGGTAGATGTATCGGCACAAATAAAACAGTTGATTGACAAGGGCACCGAGCCCGGCGAGATAGCCGTGATTTACCGCAACCACAGCCAGGTAGAGGAAATGATCCAATACCTGGAGGTGAAAAAAATAGCGGTGAACACCAAGCGTAAAATAGATATCCTCACCCAGCCCTTTGGCGAAAAGATCATCAATATCATGAGCTACCTCATGATGGAACTGGATTCGCCTTATAGCGGTGATGAGCTGCTATTCGAGATCCTGCACTATGATTTCTTTAATATAGCACCCATAGAAATCGCCAAGGCCAGCATAGCGGTATCGCAGGAAAACTTTGCTGCCAACAGCCGCGATAAGGTTAAAACATCCATCCGCCGCTACATTAGCGAGTTGCGGCCGCCCGCGCAGCCAGATTTGTTTGCGCCGGATAAGTACATGGAGATGAGGTATCTCATGAACAACATTGATGATTTGCTTAAATCGGCCGTAAATTCAACGCTGCAGGCCTTTTTCCAGGATGTGATTGCCAAAATGGGCATCCTGAAATACATTATGCAGCAAGAGGATAAAGGCGGCTACATGCAGATGCTCACCAGCTTCTTCGATTTTTTAAAGGACGAAAGCCGTAAAAATCCCGATATCAAACTGTCCGACCTGATAGCGACCATCGATCTGATGAAAAAGAACGGTATCCGGCTTGATTTGAACAAAGTGATCTTCAGCGATAACGGCGTTAACTTTTTAACTGCTCACGGCTCCAAAGGGCTGGAGTTTGAGCACGTGTTTTTTATTGGCTGCGACAAACGTACCTGGGATAGCAAAGGCCGCAACAGCGGCTTTAGCTTGCCGGATACCCTTACCCGCGCCGTATCTGACGATATTGCCCAGAAAGAGGAAGCCCGCCGCTTGTTTTATGTGGCGGTTACCCGCGCCAAACAATGCCTCATGATATCATACGCGGGCAAGGATAAAAAAGGAAAAGACCAGGAAGCAAGCCAGTTTATCGGCGAAATTTTGGCCAGTACCGATACACAACTGCAATACCCCAAAGTACCGGCCGATACCATGGTTGATTTTATTGCCACCCAGTTTAGCGAGGTTGAAAAACCAAAGGTGGAGCTGCTGGATAAAAACTACATTAACCAGTTGCTGCAAAGTTATACGCTATCGGTAACGCACCTGAACAATTACCTGGATTGCCCGCTGCGCTTTTATTTTCAGTGTTTGATCAGGGTGCCATCCGGCAAAAGCCCGTCGGCAACGTTTGGGCAGGCGGTTCACTGGGCGCTAAATAAAACCTATCGCCTGTTGAAGGAAAACGAAAACGAGTTCCTGTCAACAGAGCAGTTCATGAACGAATTTAAATGGTACATGGCCCGCAACCGCGATTCGTTCACCAAAGATGAATATAAGCTACGCCTGGCCTACGGCGAGAAGATATTGCCGCCTTATTATGAACAAAACGTAGGCGGTTGGAACAAAATAGCCGTAACCGAAAAATCGATTAAAAACATCGAGATAAACGGTGTACCCATTAAAGGTAACCTGGATAAAATGGAGTTCGACGGTAAAAACGTTACCGTGGTTGATTATAAAACAGGTAAGGTACGGAATGCCAAAGACAAACTGTTGCGGCCCACATTTGATGCCCCCATGGGCGGCGACTACTGGCGCCAGGGCGTGTTTTACAAAATACTGGTTGACCATGACCGCACCAACGACTGGGAGGTTATAGACACCATTTTTGATTTTGTAGAGCCCGTAAGCGAAGGCGAATATTACCGGGAAAAATACGTGATTAGCCCGGCAGATATTGAAATGGTAACGGAACAGATCACCGATACCTACGCCAAAATCATGGCCCACGAATTCAGCACCGGCTGCGGTAAAAAAGAATGCGACTGGTGCCATTTTGTAAAAACGAATTTTAAACAGGCGGAGGTGGTTTTAAACGCGGTGAGCGAGGAAGAAGAGGACATATGA
- a CDS encoding addiction module protein, with protein MRTSQIRKQLHEYIETAEDDKLKAIYTLLQNEISDSYELTKDQRDELDRRYHDHQNGVGQSFTWDETLAMAKQALVK; from the coding sequence ATGCGCACATCTCAAATACGGAAACAACTGCATGAATATATTGAAACCGCAGAGGACGATAAATTAAAAGCGATATATACCTTGCTGCAAAATGAAATCTCCGATAGCTACGAACTCACCAAAGATCAGAGGGATGAATTAGACAGGAGATACCATGACCATCAAAATGGAGTCGGTCAATCTTTTACCTGGGACGAGACCTTGGCTATGGCAAAACAAGCTTTAGTAAAATAG
- a CDS encoding type II toxin-antitoxin system RelE/ParE family toxin, giving the protein MNYDLKIRQEASKEFSNAFVWYEEQQSGLGDVFETAIRRKLNQISRNPYHYKADYNQFHQALTEKFPFLIVYIIDENLKQITVMAIFHTSRNPNKRFRK; this is encoded by the coding sequence ATGAATTATGATCTGAAGATCCGCCAGGAGGCCTCAAAAGAATTTTCGAATGCATTTGTATGGTACGAAGAGCAACAATCGGGACTTGGCGATGTGTTTGAAACCGCCATCCGCAGAAAGTTAAATCAAATTAGCAGGAACCCTTATCACTACAAGGCCGACTATAATCAATTTCACCAGGCATTAACTGAAAAATTTCCTTTCCTGATTGTTTATATAATCGATGAAAATCTGAAACAGATTACCGTGATGGCTATATTTCATACCAGTCGCAATCCAAACAAAAGATTTCGAAAATAA
- a CDS encoding glycoside hydrolase family 3 protein, which produces MPKLKTSYRFAFIIALNFIVINAFAQKESYIQSLNTQNHWVDSVYHKLSRKHRIAQLLFVRAHTNKGQAYADSVGKVIKDQQIGGLVFFQGGPGRQLNLVNQYQKLAKIPLLIAMDGEWGLGMRLDSTVSYPYQMTLGAIQDNTLIYKMGRQVAADFKRIGAHFNLAPDMDVNNNPNNPVINYRSFGDNKYNVAKKGIAYFTGMQDAGLLTAAKHFPGHGDTNVDSHFDLPLLPYSRARLDSLEEYPFREAIAAGISGVMIAHMSIPALDTTTHLPSTLSRPIITGILKDSLKFKGLVVSDAMEMKGVVKYFPNGEADVKAFIAGMDVIELSENSDRAIKLIRKALRHGAISSQEFETKVKKVLAAKYWAGLNQYQEASPLNLNTDINSPAQKELVQQLSDAAVTVLKGDASTIKLNPFLKTAIVSIGVSSPTLFQQEAAKSFPNCKLFMVDKNTPAIGLKNILTLLSQYQQVIVGVHDTRLRPQSKLDYSSDVKLMIADLAGRPNAVISVFANAYTIAGLPGIEKSNALMVCYQNSPELQKSVVKVLMGTLKPTGKLSVSVNMFFPTGAGIGL; this is translated from the coding sequence ATGCCAAAATTGAAAACCAGCTATCGTTTCGCATTCATAATCGCCCTTAATTTTATCGTTATAAACGCTTTTGCGCAAAAAGAAAGCTATATACAAAGCCTCAATACGCAAAACCATTGGGTGGATTCTGTTTATCATAAACTGAGCCGTAAGCATCGTATTGCACAATTATTATTCGTGCGGGCACACACCAATAAGGGGCAGGCCTATGCCGATTCGGTAGGCAAAGTAATTAAGGATCAGCAAATTGGCGGCCTGGTATTTTTCCAGGGCGGCCCGGGCCGGCAGCTAAACCTGGTTAACCAATATCAAAAACTGGCAAAAATTCCTTTGCTGATAGCTATGGACGGCGAATGGGGCCTGGGCATGCGCCTGGATTCGACTGTATCATACCCATACCAAATGACGCTTGGCGCCATACAGGATAATACACTGATATACAAAATGGGGCGCCAGGTGGCCGCCGATTTTAAACGCATAGGCGCTCATTTTAATTTGGCACCCGATATGGATGTGAACAATAACCCTAATAACCCGGTGATCAATTACCGCTCATTTGGCGATAATAAATATAACGTGGCCAAAAAAGGGATAGCCTATTTTACAGGCATGCAGGATGCCGGTTTACTCACCGCTGCGAAGCACTTCCCGGGCCATGGCGATACCAATGTAGATTCGCATTTTGATTTACCCCTGTTGCCTTATAGCCGGGCCCGGCTGGATTCGTTGGAAGAATACCCTTTTCGTGAGGCTATTGCAGCCGGCATCAGCGGGGTGATGATAGCACATATGAGCATCCCTGCATTGGATACTACCACCCATTTGCCGTCGACATTATCGCGCCCCATCATTACCGGTATTTTAAAAGATTCGCTGAAGTTTAAAGGTCTGGTAGTATCAGATGCCATGGAGATGAAAGGCGTTGTAAAATACTTCCCCAATGGCGAAGCCGATGTAAAAGCCTTTATTGCCGGTATGGATGTTATTGAACTATCCGAAAATTCAGATCGTGCCATTAAACTCATCCGCAAAGCATTGCGTCACGGTGCTATCAGTAGCCAGGAATTTGAAACCAAGGTAAAAAAAGTACTTGCTGCCAAATACTGGGCCGGGCTTAACCAGTACCAGGAAGCATCCCCCTTAAATCTTAACACCGATATTAACAGCCCGGCCCAAAAAGAGTTGGTGCAGCAGCTAAGTGATGCCGCTGTAACCGTATTAAAAGGCGATGCATCAACCATTAAGCTAAACCCGTTTTTAAAAACTGCCATTGTGAGTATTGGTGTATCCTCGCCAACCTTGTTTCAGCAAGAGGCCGCCAAAAGTTTCCCCAATTGCAAGCTATTTATGGTTGATAAAAACACCCCGGCTATCGGCCTCAAAAATATATTGACCTTGTTAAGCCAGTACCAGCAGGTAATAGTTGGCGTGCATGATACCCGCCTTCGTCCCCAAAGCAAACTGGATTACAGCAGCGACGTAAAACTGATGATAGCCGATCTGGCCGGTCGGCCTAATGCGGTGATCAGCGTTTTTGCCAATGCCTACACCATAGCCGGCCTGCCAGGTATCGAAAAAAGTAATGCCCTGATGGTATGCTATCAAAACAGCCCCGAGCTGCAAAAATCAGTAGTGAAAGTCCTTATGGGTACTTTGAAGCCAACGGGTAAATTGTCGGTGAGTGTTAATATGTTTTTCCCTACGGGGGCGGGGATAGGGTTGTAA
- a CDS encoding porin family protein — MKKIIFFAICLFAVYDVSAQGYYGPPRRRPRYRQERRERPRQSQDDFYRIKVGLTGGLNISNTIDADNSNFSTNSIAGFNGGLTLDIPIAYPISFAPEILYSGKGYTANTDYGKFTQRTNYIDVPLLLKVKLAPQFNFLVGPSINFLASTKNTYETGFITEQEQYYNNRGDHTDISGVIGLSVDLSRNIELRGRYNIDLTTSRPDDNSYLPNYRNQVWQIGLGFKFQ, encoded by the coding sequence ATGAAGAAGATTATTTTTTTTGCTATCTGCCTTTTTGCAGTATATGACGTGAGTGCCCAGGGATATTACGGTCCGCCACGCCGCAGGCCCCGTTACCGCCAAGAACGCCGCGAACGCCCGCGCCAAAGCCAGGACGATTTTTACAGGATAAAAGTTGGCCTAACCGGCGGCTTAAATATTTCAAACACCATTGATGCCGATAACTCCAACTTCAGCACCAATTCTATAGCCGGTTTTAACGGTGGTTTAACTTTAGATATCCCTATCGCTTACCCAATATCATTTGCTCCCGAAATTTTGTATTCGGGCAAGGGTTATACAGCCAATACCGACTACGGCAAGTTTACGCAACGCACCAATTACATTGATGTTCCCTTGCTGTTAAAAGTGAAGCTGGCACCGCAATTCAACTTTTTAGTAGGCCCATCCATCAACTTTTTGGCATCAACTAAAAACACTTACGAAACCGGTTTTATTACCGAGCAGGAGCAATACTACAACAACCGCGGCGACCATACCGACATAAGCGGCGTTATTGGCCTTAGTGTTGATTTGAGCCGGAACATTGAGCTTAGGGGACGCTACAATATCGACCTTACCACCAGTCGCCCCGACGATAATTCTTATCTGCCTAACTACCGCAACCAGGTTTGGCAAATTGGCTTAGGATTTAAATTTCAATAA
- a CDS encoding glycosyltransferase yields MISIIISSVNKANLQQVSENISATIGVPFEIVATDNSKGQMGICEVYNKAMLGAQYDILCFIHEDVLIKTNNWGQKLLALFEQDPKLGLIGVAGSSYKPLTPSGVGGYGVNTHYHNFIQSYKYKKNKTRHVYSNPDKQSLAEVVCIDGVFMATTRQVAEEFMFDEITLKGFHGYDIDFSLSVSQKYKVAVTFDILLNHFSEGLYNDVWMEENLKLHNKWNRHLPLNVGKLTHEQVFVIEKNTFKYFIDELIKFNYPISTAIKMLWKNKRFFQLDSTLFFKLKFYIFKKYIKSKPSLASYIW; encoded by the coding sequence ATGATATCAATTATTATTTCATCCGTTAATAAAGCTAACCTGCAACAGGTAAGTGAAAACATCAGTGCCACAATCGGCGTACCGTTTGAAATTGTTGCCACCGATAACAGCAAAGGCCAAATGGGCATCTGCGAGGTTTACAATAAAGCAATGTTGGGTGCCCAGTATGATATTTTATGCTTTATCCACGAAGATGTGTTAATAAAAACCAATAACTGGGGACAAAAACTGCTGGCTTTATTTGAGCAAGACCCCAAATTAGGTTTAATTGGCGTTGCCGGCAGCAGTTATAAACCGTTGACACCTTCAGGTGTGGGGGGATACGGTGTAAACACGCATTATCATAATTTCATCCAATCATACAAATACAAAAAAAACAAAACCAGGCACGTTTATAGTAATCCCGATAAGCAAAGCCTTGCCGAAGTAGTATGTATCGACGGCGTATTTATGGCCACTACCCGGCAGGTAGCAGAGGAATTTATGTTTGATGAAATTACCCTTAAAGGTTTTCATGGATACGACATTGATTTTTCATTATCAGTAAGCCAAAAATATAAAGTAGCCGTTACGTTTGATATCCTGCTTAACCATTTTTCTGAAGGATTGTACAACGATGTATGGATGGAGGAAAACTTAAAACTGCACAACAAGTGGAATCGGCATCTGCCCTTAAACGTGGGAAAACTTACCCATGAACAGGTTTTTGTGATCGAAAAAAACACATTTAAATACTTTATCGACGAACTAATCAAGTTTAACTACCCTATATCTACCGCCATTAAAATGCTCTGGAAAAACAAACGGTTTTTCCAGCTCGATTCAACACTATTTTTTAAACTGAAGTTTTATATTTTTAAAAAATATATTAAATCGAAACCTTCTTTAGCAAGTTATATCTGGTAA
- a CDS encoding DUF5672 family protein, whose protein sequence is MNKAIVLIPVYKSNLSVFEEIALKQCKAVLSNYKIAIVKPAGLQIDFDIDETRVSVVEFEDHYFEDIHGYNRLMLSAGFYQRFASYEYMLVHQLDAFVFDNQLEYWCNQGYDYIGAPWFEQKLRTNIFDKAIARIKNYLYVRYNVKYKDGMPKIGKQLAGRVGNGGFSLRRIAVLAQLCIRYKPLIDHYCALRHPWFNEDVFWCIELNRKKPQVKIPSFKKALQFAFETYPDRALTINKEKLPFGCHAWDKNVEFWRPIFKTCGYQI, encoded by the coding sequence ATGAATAAGGCAATAGTTCTTATCCCGGTATATAAGTCGAATTTATCAGTTTTTGAAGAAATTGCCTTAAAGCAATGCAAGGCGGTATTATCAAACTATAAAATTGCAATAGTAAAACCGGCAGGTCTGCAAATTGATTTTGATATTGACGAAACACGTGTTTCGGTAGTTGAATTTGAGGATCATTATTTTGAAGACATTCATGGTTACAACCGACTAATGTTATCGGCAGGGTTTTATCAACGTTTTGCCAGTTATGAGTACATGTTGGTGCATCAACTAGATGCCTTTGTATTTGATAATCAGTTGGAGTATTGGTGTAACCAGGGTTACGATTATATAGGGGCTCCCTGGTTTGAACAGAAGCTAAGAACCAATATTTTTGACAAAGCCATAGCTCGCATTAAAAATTATTTGTATGTGCGCTATAATGTAAAGTATAAAGATGGCATGCCCAAAATTGGCAAGCAATTGGCCGGCCGGGTTGGCAACGGTGGATTTTCCTTAAGAAGGATAGCTGTGCTTGCCCAACTTTGCATTCGCTACAAACCATTAATTGATCATTACTGCGCTTTGCGGCATCCTTGGTTCAACGAAGATGTTTTTTGGTGCATCGAACTTAACCGGAAGAAGCCGCAGGTAAAAATCCCTTCATTTAAAAAGGCATTACAATTTGCATTTGAAACATATCCCGACCGGGCGTTAACTATAAATAAAGAAAAACTACCCTTTGGATGTCATGCCTGGGATAAAAATGTTGAATTTTGGCGGCCTATCTTTAAAACCTGTGGTTACCAGATATAA
- a CDS encoding ABC transporter ATP-binding protein has translation MKTYFRLLSFARPIGKFAFPYFILTLLSIIFNTLNYALLAPLLKAIFDPAASKILVKPENWWNPLKDLNYFAQVANLHYGTLGALKFICVAIVASVLLSNIFRYFSQRIMENLRIYTLLNLRRTVFNNVMNLHLGYFNNERKGDILSKISADVQVVQFSVTGTLQVAFKEPFQLLFYLITLFVISVKLTLFSMLVIPISAFVISRIVKRLKEQAKASQETYGNMISNLDEALSGIKIIKAFNATQFIKNRFDRENKEYSRITRSMAKRQQLASPVSEFLGVLMVAGIVLYGGSLIINHEGSLTADNFIVYIAMFSQIMRPAKAISDSFSNIHSGIAAGERVLALIDEKPQITNAANAVELTDFKDKIAFENVFFSYDDKVSSKIPATMGINPTDVDKSVLKNLNLVIPKGKTVALVGPSGGGKTTMMDLLPRFMETKSGSILIDGHDIKSVTMESLRALMGIVNQESILFNDTIFNNIAFGKTDVTQEQVEAAARIANAHNFITETTNGYQTNTGDRGTKLSGGQRQRICIARAVLNNPPIMLLDEATSALDTESEKLVQDALNNLMKNRTSLIIAHRLSTIQNADLIIVLEKGTVVEQGTHQELLQNNGLYKKLIDMQTFNTD, from the coding sequence ATGAAGACCTATTTCAGGCTGTTATCTTTTGCTCGTCCTATCGGAAAATTCGCTTTTCCGTACTTTATTTTGACATTGCTGTCGATCATATTCAACACTTTAAACTATGCATTGCTGGCTCCTTTGTTGAAAGCAATCTTTGACCCTGCGGCAAGTAAGATACTTGTTAAACCGGAAAATTGGTGGAACCCCCTAAAAGACCTAAACTATTTTGCTCAGGTTGCAAATTTACATTATGGGACTTTAGGGGCACTCAAATTTATTTGCGTGGCCATTGTTGCTTCTGTTTTGCTCAGTAATATATTCAGGTATTTTTCGCAACGAATTATGGAGAACCTGCGCATTTATACCTTGCTTAACCTACGCCGCACGGTTTTCAATAATGTGATGAACCTGCATTTGGGTTATTTTAATAACGAACGCAAGGGTGATATCCTTTCAAAAATATCTGCAGATGTTCAGGTTGTGCAATTTTCGGTTACAGGTACCTTACAAGTAGCTTTTAAGGAACCCTTTCAGTTATTATTTTACCTGATAACTTTGTTTGTTATTTCGGTAAAGTTGACATTATTCTCGATGCTGGTTATACCGATTTCGGCTTTTGTTATTTCAAGAATAGTAAAACGGTTGAAAGAACAAGCTAAAGCATCGCAGGAAACATATGGCAATATGATTAGCAACCTTGACGAGGCGCTTTCGGGGATCAAGATAATCAAGGCCTTTAACGCAACGCAGTTTATAAAAAACAGGTTTGATCGCGAAAATAAGGAATACTCAAGGATAACCCGTTCAATGGCCAAAAGGCAACAATTGGCATCGCCTGTTTCGGAGTTTTTGGGGGTTTTAATGGTGGCAGGTATCGTTTTGTACGGTGGATCGTTGATAATTAATCACGAAGGATCGTTAACAGCGGATAACTTTATTGTTTATATAGCGATGTTTTCCCAAATCATGCGGCCTGCAAAAGCCATTTCAGATTCATTCAGCAACATTCATTCGGGCATAGCGGCGGGCGAGCGTGTATTGGCGTTAATAGATGAAAAACCACAAATTACAAATGCGGCAAACGCAGTTGAATTAACTGATTTTAAAGATAAAATCGCTTTTGAAAATGTATTTTTTTCATACGATGATAAGGTAAGTTCAAAAATTCCTGCTACAATGGGGATTAATCCCACAGACGTTGATAAATCAGTCCTAAAGAATCTTAACCTCGTAATTCCAAAAGGCAAAACAGTTGCCCTGGTTGGGCCTTCGGGTGGTGGAAAAACCACGATGATGGACTTACTGCCGCGCTTCATGGAAACAAAGTCGGGATCAATTTTGATAGATGGTCATGATATTAAAAGCGTAACAATGGAGTCGTTGCGTGCTTTAATGGGGATTGTTAATCAGGAGTCCATCTTGTTTAATGACACCATTTTCAATAACATTGCTTTTGGTAAAACCGACGTTACACAAGAACAAGTTGAGGCTGCTGCACGAATTGCAAATGCTCATAACTTTATAACAGAAACAACTAACGGTTATCAAACCAATACCGGCGATAGAGGTACAAAGCTATCAGGTGGACAGCGGCAACGTATTTGCATCGCACGCGCTGTATTAAATAACCCACCCATAATGTTATTAGACGAGGCTACATCGGCCTTAGATACGGAATCTGAAAAGCTCGTTCAGGATGCTTTGAACAATCTGATGAAAAACAGGACTTCGTTGATTATTGCTCACAGGTTAAGTACCATTCAAAATGCAGACCTAATCATTGTATTAGAAAAAGGAACGGTTGTTGAACAAGGCACACATCAAGAATTATTGCAAAATAACGGTCTGTATAAAAAATTGATTGATATGCAAACCTTTAATACCGATTAA
- a CDS encoding glycosyltransferase family 2 protein, with protein MLPKINIIIVTYNAAATLQKCLDSIYSQRYPAIDIIIIDGLSTDRTVRLLKDNNAHIAYWKSEKDRGIYDAMNKALDHITGEWVYFLGADDELFPEFSAMAYELKDSSNIYYGSVLSNGKKQSGELSPYYMAKGGIYHQTIIYPRAVFEKYSFNTKYKIVADNVLNMQCYGDGAFKFVYKDYIIAYFNHRGVSGTNVDYVFEKDKSKLILRYFGIKIWTRYLFRLLKAGLKK; from the coding sequence ATGCTGCCCAAAATCAATATCATCATTGTAACATACAACGCCGCAGCCACTTTGCAAAAATGCCTTGATAGTATTTACAGCCAGCGATATCCGGCTATTGATATCATAATTATTGATGGCCTGAGCACGGACCGAACCGTGCGATTATTAAAAGACAATAACGCGCATATTGCCTATTGGAAAAGTGAAAAAGACCGGGGTATTTATGATGCCATGAACAAAGCTCTTGACCATATTACCGGAGAATGGGTTTACTTTTTAGGTGCAGATGACGAGCTCTTTCCGGAGTTTTCTGCAATGGCTTATGAATTGAAAGATAGCAGCAATATATATTATGGCAGTGTATTATCAAACGGCAAGAAGCAATCGGGCGAGTTAAGCCCATATTATATGGCTAAAGGTGGCATATATCATCAGACCATAATTTACCCAAGGGCCGTTTTTGAAAAATATAGTTTTAATACAAAATATAAAATTGTAGCCGACAATGTTTTAAACATGCAATGCTATGGAGACGGTGCTTTTAAATTTGTGTATAAAGATTACATTATAGCTTACTTTAACCACAGGGGGGTATCAGGCACCAATGTTGACTACGTTTTTGAAAAGGATAAATCAAAACTTATTTTAAGATACTTCGGAATTAAAATATGGACAAGATATTTATTTCGCTTGCTCAAAGCGGGGCTCAAAAAGTAA